A window of Rhododendron vialii isolate Sample 1 chromosome 13a, ASM3025357v1 contains these coding sequences:
- the LOC131314889 gene encoding uncharacterized protein LOC131314889 isoform X2, which yields MERNTGKGNTEPHKPYEQLQYGSVEPRNEGLGSANQRFFQDPSNSVNTNARPPDFNIPVGARPVLNFSIQTGEEFEFMRMNSRQQHFIPNPSDDSKTAINYTELKGVLGLSHAGSESGSDFSTISPLEKGRIQESERRGTFVTEDKENYQSMQSVPHTSSRNESRKGSSHGFTSSELVSDGSSTKVKILCSFGGKILPRPSDGKLRYVGGETRILRISKGITWEELMQKAVTIYNQARIIKYQLPGEDLDALVSVSCDEDLQNMMEECNVLEDGGSQKLRMFLFSSSDLDDSQMDLGSVEGDSEIQYVVAVNGMDLGSRMNSIGLGSTSGNNLDELLNLNVERETEREAGKPVGVVPSALTARMPSTNISAQPVVPTTSSAYETNSQAYNNQMVDHAGELHTLPSLHPSTVPSSIPLQYGNVNYPSTYAPVVENLVRTPLPGQMTGKEGPGQRPVEKLPSSTKEEKVKRDSLVELEKNRTLEKEVLVKEAKIQRDSSFQKMGEPGKTSTLEKEYTVSSHPHDSSVPKITANMGAFLLPAENHKKHDDSVRNAFSSGAINEENSNKSDNNDHFNASGKPFAPGYGEFRVDSAELSHLEQQVLPQRVFHSERIPREQAELNRLSKSDDSFDPQVLLSHARSDLSQQIVESEDKLNDRTIASQLEQSVSSLKPPFMNRTVEDRPTQSHKYHEAAGYGDKISSTIPEEGSESKFQNPGLKPLLHTPVNGHESARVVNSYLYPSDIDKETSAIKNLVVSRAPSGKLLENSASRSQVSHRGDAESFAQGDNPVRAPSLVESASIGTPEQGDILIDINDRFPPDFLSDVFSKARNAEDDVGINPLHGDGTGLSLNMENHEPKRWSFFQKLVQSDFHRKDVSLMDQDHLGSSLTNKENGAPIDYSFPPLRNEGAALGRMDAHVDYEANFQPPSSSAVGPTSMTLHPENSQFSGNQSSQFEGLVNPKSPESDIKVEVPQAPLVDLSPDEVDLSTLQIIKNEDLEELRELGSGTFGTVYHGKWRGTDVAIKRIKKSCFTGRSSEQERLAAEFWHEADILSKLHHPNVVAFYGVVQDGPGGTLATVTEYMVNGSLRHVLVSKDRQLDRRKRLIIAMDAAFGMEYLHSKNIVHFDLKCDNLLVNLKDPSRPICKVGDFGLSKIKRNTLVTGGVRGTLPWMAPELLNGSSSKVSEKVDVFSFGIVLWEILTGEEPYANMHYGAIIGGIVNNTLRPPVPVYCDHEWKLLMEQCWAPDPFVRPSFTEIAGRLRLMSAMCQTKPQGHPSGAKPGIQVV from the exons ATGGAGAGAAATACCGGAAAAGGAAATACGGAGCCACATAAGCCCTATGAGCAACTTCAATACGGTTCCGTGGAACCTAGAAATGAGGGACTTGGTTCTGCAAATCAAAGATTTTTTCAGGATCCATCTAATTCCGTTAATACTAATGCGAGACCTCCGGATTTCAATATTCCAGTTGGTGCCCGCCCTGTGCTGAATTTTTCCATTCAGACTGGTGAGGAGTTTGAATTCATGCGGATGAATTCAAGGCAGCAGCACTTCATTCCAAATCCTTCTGATGATTCTAAAACTGCAATTAACTACACAGAGCTGAAGGGGGTATTGGGATTAAGTCATGCGGGTTCTGAAAGCGGATCGGATTTTTCTACCATTTCACCACTGGAAAAGGGCCGTATCCAAGAGTCTGAAAGAAGGGGAACTTTTGTAACTGAAGACAAAGAGAACTACCAATCCATGCAATCAGTACCTCATACCTCATCAAGAAATGAAAGCCGTAAGGGTAGTAGTCATGGTTTTACATCATCAGAACTTGTTTCTGATGGCTCATCAACAAAGGTCAAGATTCTTTGCAGTTTTGGTGGTAAAATCCTGCCGCGTCCCAGTGATGGAAAACTTAGGTATGTCGGAGGTGAAACACGAATCCTTCGAATAAGTAAGGGAATTACTTGGGAGGAACTAATGCAGAAAGCTGTGACCATTTACAATCAAGCCCGCATAATCAAGTATCAGCTTCCTGGAGAGGATCTTGATGCATTAGTATCTGTTTCTTGTGATGAGGACTTACAGAATATGATGGAGGAATGTAATGTGCTTGAAGATGGAGGATCTCAGAAACTCAGGATGTTTCTGTTTTCCAGCAGTGATCTGGATGATTCTCAGATGGATCTGGGCAGTGTCGAGGGTGATTCTGAAATTCAATATGTAGTTGCTGTGAACGGCATGGACCTAGGATCAAGAATGAACTCAATTGGTTTGGGAAGTACTTCAGGAAACAATTTGGATGAGTTATTGAATTTGAATGTGGAAAGGGAGACAGAGCGAGAAGCTGGTAAGCCCGTGGGGGTTGTACCTTCAGCTTTGACTGCTAGAATGCCTTCTACAAATATTTCTGCTCAGCCGGTGGTCCCAACCACTTCTAGCGCATATGAAACCAATTCACAAGCTTACAATAATCAGATGGTGGATCATGCAGGGGAGCTGCATACATTGCCTTCTCTCCACCCTAGTACTGTGCCTTCATCAATCCCGCTGCAATATGGTAATGTTAATTATCCCTCTACCTATGCACCGGTTGTGGAAAATTTAGTTCGGACACCTTTGCCTGGGCAGATGACTGGAAAGGAAGGGCCAGGTCAGCGACCTGTAGAAAAATTGCCTAGTTCAACAAAGGAGGAGAAAGTGAAAAGAGATAGCCTAGTTGAACTTGAGAAAAATCGTACTCTAGAGAAGGAAGTGCTTGTGAAAGAGGCAAAAATTCAAAGAGACAGCTCATTCCAGAAAATGGGTGAACCGGGAAAGACATCGACTTTGGAAAAGGAATACACTGTCTCTTCGCATCCACATGACAGTTCTGTTCCAAAAATTACCGCTAACATGGGAGCGTTCTTGTTGCCTGCTGAAAATCACAAGAAGCACGATGATTCCGTACGTAATGCGTTTTCCTCCGGAGCTATAAATGAAGAGAACTCAAACAAGTCTGACAATAATGACCACTTTAATGCATCTGGAAAACCTTTTGCTCCCGGATATGGAGAATTCAGGGTTGATTCTGCTGAGTTAAGCCATCTTGAACAGCAGGTGCTTCCTCAGAGAGTTTTTCATTCTGAGAGGATACCTAGGGAGCAGGCGGAATTGAATCGTTTGTCAAAATCTGATGATTCTTTTGATCCTCAGGTTCTTTTGAGTCATGCACGTTCTGATCTGTCACAGCAGATTGTAGAATCAGAGGATAAGTTGAATGATAGGACTATAGCTTCCCAATTGGAGCAGTCTGTTTCATCTCTGAAACCGCCATTTATGAATCGAACTGTGGAAGATAGACCCACACAATCTCACAAGTATCATGAGGCAGCAGGTTATGGTGACAAAATAAGTTCAACGATTCCTGAAGAGGGTTCTGAGTCGAAGTTTCAGAATCCTGGGTTAAAGCCTTTATTGCATACACCAGTTAATGGCCACGAAAGTGCTCGAGTTGTGAATAGCTACCTATATCCGTCTGATATTGACAAAGAAACATCTGCAATTAAAAACCTGGTTGTAAGTCGCGCACCTTCTGGTAAACTCCTCGAAAATTCTGCTTCTAGGTCACAAGTGTCTCATAGGGGTGATGCTGAATCATTTGCTCAGGGAGATAACCCAGTTAGAGCTCCATCTCTAGTGGAATCCGCTAGTATTGGTACTCCAGAGCAGGGGGATATCCTTATTGATATCAACGACCGGTTTCCACCTGATTTCTTGTCTGATGTTTTCTCCAAGGCTAGAAATGCTGAGGATGATGTTGGAATCAATCCGCTGCATGGTGATGGAACTGGCTTGAGCTTGAACATGGAGAACCATGAGCCTAAGCGTTGGTCATTCTTCCAAAAGCTGGTCCAAAGTGATTTTCACAGGAAAGATGTTTCCCTTATGGATCAAGATCACCTTGGTTCCTCACtgacaaataaagaaaatggagCTCCTATAGATTATAGTTTTCCACCTTTGAGAAATGAAGGAGCTGCCTTGGGTCGAATGGATGCCCATGTTGATTATGAGGCTAATTTTCAGCCTCCGTCATCTAGTGCAGTTGGGCCTACCAGCATGACTCTGCATCCAGAAAACAGTCAGTTTAGTGGCAATCAAAGCTCACAGTTCGAGGGTTTGGTTAACCCCAAATCACCAGAATCTGATATTAAG GTAGAGGTGCCTCAAGCTCCCCTTGTAGATCTTTCTCCGGACGAAGTTGATCTCAGTACCTTGCAG ATCATCAAGAATGAGGATCTTGAAGAGTTGAGAGAATTGGGTTCTGGGACTTTTGGGACTGTCTATCATGGAAAATGGAGGGGAACAGACGTTGCTATTAAACGGATAAAGAAAAGCTGTTTTACAGGGCGTTCATCTGAGCAAGAGAGACTG GCGGCAGAGTTCTGGCATGAAGCTGATATTCTCTCAAAGCTTCACCATCCCAATGTGGTCGCATTTTATGGGGTGGTGCAGGATGGACCAGGAGGAACTCTTGCCACTGTAACAGAATACATGGTGAACGGCTCTCTTAGACATGTTTTAGTTAGCAAGGATAG ACAGCTTGATCGTCGCAAGCGGCTCATAATTGCAATGGATGCGGCATTTGGAATGGAGTATTTACATTCAAAGAATATCGTgcattttgatttgaaatgtgATAACCTCCTGGTTAACTTGAAAGATCCTTCACGGCCCATTTGCAAG GTTGGTGATTTTGGTTtgtcaaaaattaaaaggaataCATTGGTTACCGGGGGTGTTAGGGGAACCCTTCCATGGATGGCTCCAGAGCTGTTAAATGGTAGCAGCAGTAAGGTTTCTGAAAAG
- the LOC131314889 gene encoding uncharacterized protein LOC131314889 isoform X1: protein MERNTGKGNTEPHKPYEQLQYGSVEPRNEGLGSANQRFFQDPSNSVNTNARPPDFNIPVGARPVLNFSIQTGEEFEFMRMNSRQQHFIPNPSDDSKTAINYTELKGVLGLSHAGSESGSDFSTISPLEKGRIQESERRGTFVTEDKENYQSMQSVPHTSSRNESRKGSSHGFTSSELVSDGSSTKVKILCSFGGKILPRPSDGKLRYVGGETRILRISKGITWEELMQKAVTIYNQARIIKYQLPGEDLDALVSVSCDEDLQNMMEECNVLEDGGSQKLRMFLFSSSDLDDSQMDLGSVEGDSEIQYVVAVNGMDLGSRMNSIGLGSTSGNNLDELLNLNVERETEREAGKPVGVVPSALTARMPSTNISAQPVVPTTSSAYETNSQAYNNQMVDHAGELHTLPSLHPSTVPSSIPLQYGNVNYPSTYAPVVENLVRTPLPGQMTGKEGPGQRPVEKLPSSTKEEKVKRDSLVELEKNRTLEKEVLVKEAKIQRDSSFQKMGEPGKTSTLEKEYTVSSHPHDSSVPKITANMGAFLLPAENHKKHDDSVRNAFSSGAINEENSNKSDNNDHFNASGKPFAPGYGEFRVDSAELSHLEQQVLPQRVFHSERIPREQAELNRLSKSDDSFDPQVLLSHARSDLSQQIVESEDKLNDRTIASQLEQSVSSLKPPFMNRTVEDRPTQSHKYHEAAGYGDKISSTIPEEGSESKFQNPGLKPLLHTPVNGHESARVVNSYLYPSDIDKETSAIKNLVVSRAPSGKLLENSASRSQVSHRGDAESFAQGDNPVRAPSLVESASIGTPEQGDILIDINDRFPPDFLSDVFSKARNAEDDVGINPLHGDGTGLSLNMENHEPKRWSFFQKLVQSDFHRKDVSLMDQDHLGSSLTNKENGAPIDYSFPPLRNEGAALGRMDAHVDYEANFQPPSSSAVGPTSMTLHPENSQFSGNQSSQFEGLVNPKSPESDIKDGKVEVPQAPLVDLSPDEVDLSTLQIIKNEDLEELRELGSGTFGTVYHGKWRGTDVAIKRIKKSCFTGRSSEQERLAAEFWHEADILSKLHHPNVVAFYGVVQDGPGGTLATVTEYMVNGSLRHVLVSKDRQLDRRKRLIIAMDAAFGMEYLHSKNIVHFDLKCDNLLVNLKDPSRPICKVGDFGLSKIKRNTLVTGGVRGTLPWMAPELLNGSSSKVSEKVDVFSFGIVLWEILTGEEPYANMHYGAIIGGIVNNTLRPPVPVYCDHEWKLLMEQCWAPDPFVRPSFTEIAGRLRLMSAMCQTKPQGHPSGAKPGIQVV, encoded by the exons ATGGAGAGAAATACCGGAAAAGGAAATACGGAGCCACATAAGCCCTATGAGCAACTTCAATACGGTTCCGTGGAACCTAGAAATGAGGGACTTGGTTCTGCAAATCAAAGATTTTTTCAGGATCCATCTAATTCCGTTAATACTAATGCGAGACCTCCGGATTTCAATATTCCAGTTGGTGCCCGCCCTGTGCTGAATTTTTCCATTCAGACTGGTGAGGAGTTTGAATTCATGCGGATGAATTCAAGGCAGCAGCACTTCATTCCAAATCCTTCTGATGATTCTAAAACTGCAATTAACTACACAGAGCTGAAGGGGGTATTGGGATTAAGTCATGCGGGTTCTGAAAGCGGATCGGATTTTTCTACCATTTCACCACTGGAAAAGGGCCGTATCCAAGAGTCTGAAAGAAGGGGAACTTTTGTAACTGAAGACAAAGAGAACTACCAATCCATGCAATCAGTACCTCATACCTCATCAAGAAATGAAAGCCGTAAGGGTAGTAGTCATGGTTTTACATCATCAGAACTTGTTTCTGATGGCTCATCAACAAAGGTCAAGATTCTTTGCAGTTTTGGTGGTAAAATCCTGCCGCGTCCCAGTGATGGAAAACTTAGGTATGTCGGAGGTGAAACACGAATCCTTCGAATAAGTAAGGGAATTACTTGGGAGGAACTAATGCAGAAAGCTGTGACCATTTACAATCAAGCCCGCATAATCAAGTATCAGCTTCCTGGAGAGGATCTTGATGCATTAGTATCTGTTTCTTGTGATGAGGACTTACAGAATATGATGGAGGAATGTAATGTGCTTGAAGATGGAGGATCTCAGAAACTCAGGATGTTTCTGTTTTCCAGCAGTGATCTGGATGATTCTCAGATGGATCTGGGCAGTGTCGAGGGTGATTCTGAAATTCAATATGTAGTTGCTGTGAACGGCATGGACCTAGGATCAAGAATGAACTCAATTGGTTTGGGAAGTACTTCAGGAAACAATTTGGATGAGTTATTGAATTTGAATGTGGAAAGGGAGACAGAGCGAGAAGCTGGTAAGCCCGTGGGGGTTGTACCTTCAGCTTTGACTGCTAGAATGCCTTCTACAAATATTTCTGCTCAGCCGGTGGTCCCAACCACTTCTAGCGCATATGAAACCAATTCACAAGCTTACAATAATCAGATGGTGGATCATGCAGGGGAGCTGCATACATTGCCTTCTCTCCACCCTAGTACTGTGCCTTCATCAATCCCGCTGCAATATGGTAATGTTAATTATCCCTCTACCTATGCACCGGTTGTGGAAAATTTAGTTCGGACACCTTTGCCTGGGCAGATGACTGGAAAGGAAGGGCCAGGTCAGCGACCTGTAGAAAAATTGCCTAGTTCAACAAAGGAGGAGAAAGTGAAAAGAGATAGCCTAGTTGAACTTGAGAAAAATCGTACTCTAGAGAAGGAAGTGCTTGTGAAAGAGGCAAAAATTCAAAGAGACAGCTCATTCCAGAAAATGGGTGAACCGGGAAAGACATCGACTTTGGAAAAGGAATACACTGTCTCTTCGCATCCACATGACAGTTCTGTTCCAAAAATTACCGCTAACATGGGAGCGTTCTTGTTGCCTGCTGAAAATCACAAGAAGCACGATGATTCCGTACGTAATGCGTTTTCCTCCGGAGCTATAAATGAAGAGAACTCAAACAAGTCTGACAATAATGACCACTTTAATGCATCTGGAAAACCTTTTGCTCCCGGATATGGAGAATTCAGGGTTGATTCTGCTGAGTTAAGCCATCTTGAACAGCAGGTGCTTCCTCAGAGAGTTTTTCATTCTGAGAGGATACCTAGGGAGCAGGCGGAATTGAATCGTTTGTCAAAATCTGATGATTCTTTTGATCCTCAGGTTCTTTTGAGTCATGCACGTTCTGATCTGTCACAGCAGATTGTAGAATCAGAGGATAAGTTGAATGATAGGACTATAGCTTCCCAATTGGAGCAGTCTGTTTCATCTCTGAAACCGCCATTTATGAATCGAACTGTGGAAGATAGACCCACACAATCTCACAAGTATCATGAGGCAGCAGGTTATGGTGACAAAATAAGTTCAACGATTCCTGAAGAGGGTTCTGAGTCGAAGTTTCAGAATCCTGGGTTAAAGCCTTTATTGCATACACCAGTTAATGGCCACGAAAGTGCTCGAGTTGTGAATAGCTACCTATATCCGTCTGATATTGACAAAGAAACATCTGCAATTAAAAACCTGGTTGTAAGTCGCGCACCTTCTGGTAAACTCCTCGAAAATTCTGCTTCTAGGTCACAAGTGTCTCATAGGGGTGATGCTGAATCATTTGCTCAGGGAGATAACCCAGTTAGAGCTCCATCTCTAGTGGAATCCGCTAGTATTGGTACTCCAGAGCAGGGGGATATCCTTATTGATATCAACGACCGGTTTCCACCTGATTTCTTGTCTGATGTTTTCTCCAAGGCTAGAAATGCTGAGGATGATGTTGGAATCAATCCGCTGCATGGTGATGGAACTGGCTTGAGCTTGAACATGGAGAACCATGAGCCTAAGCGTTGGTCATTCTTCCAAAAGCTGGTCCAAAGTGATTTTCACAGGAAAGATGTTTCCCTTATGGATCAAGATCACCTTGGTTCCTCACtgacaaataaagaaaatggagCTCCTATAGATTATAGTTTTCCACCTTTGAGAAATGAAGGAGCTGCCTTGGGTCGAATGGATGCCCATGTTGATTATGAGGCTAATTTTCAGCCTCCGTCATCTAGTGCAGTTGGGCCTACCAGCATGACTCTGCATCCAGAAAACAGTCAGTTTAGTGGCAATCAAAGCTCACAGTTCGAGGGTTTGGTTAACCCCAAATCACCAGAATCTGATATTAAG gaTGGGAAGGTAGAGGTGCCTCAAGCTCCCCTTGTAGATCTTTCTCCGGACGAAGTTGATCTCAGTACCTTGCAG ATCATCAAGAATGAGGATCTTGAAGAGTTGAGAGAATTGGGTTCTGGGACTTTTGGGACTGTCTATCATGGAAAATGGAGGGGAACAGACGTTGCTATTAAACGGATAAAGAAAAGCTGTTTTACAGGGCGTTCATCTGAGCAAGAGAGACTG GCGGCAGAGTTCTGGCATGAAGCTGATATTCTCTCAAAGCTTCACCATCCCAATGTGGTCGCATTTTATGGGGTGGTGCAGGATGGACCAGGAGGAACTCTTGCCACTGTAACAGAATACATGGTGAACGGCTCTCTTAGACATGTTTTAGTTAGCAAGGATAG ACAGCTTGATCGTCGCAAGCGGCTCATAATTGCAATGGATGCGGCATTTGGAATGGAGTATTTACATTCAAAGAATATCGTgcattttgatttgaaatgtgATAACCTCCTGGTTAACTTGAAAGATCCTTCACGGCCCATTTGCAAG GTTGGTGATTTTGGTTtgtcaaaaattaaaaggaataCATTGGTTACCGGGGGTGTTAGGGGAACCCTTCCATGGATGGCTCCAGAGCTGTTAAATGGTAGCAGCAGTAAGGTTTCTGAAAAG